In Vicia villosa cultivar HV-30 ecotype Madison, WI linkage group LG7, Vvil1.0, whole genome shotgun sequence, the DNA window CACGCAACGGTGGTTTGCAACGTATTGATGAGTTTCATCCAGCATATTTGGCATATCAATACCCTCTCATATTTGCGTATGGTGAAGATGGTTATAGGAAAAATATATTGCATAGATATCGCCATGAAACTGAGGTTACCCGACAAAATCGTCAGAGCATCAAGGACTGACTTTCATACAGGTTATAAGACCGTAGCGAGGAGGCAAAAACTTTGCTACACTCACGCCGTCTGTTTCAACAGTTCTTGGTCGATGGTTATTGTATGATGGAATCTGAAAGGCTGAACTGGTTGCGAAATAATCAATCCAAATTAAGAGTGGGAAAATATAACAGGTTGACAGATGAATGCAATAACGATGATGGCGGACAACAACAAAAGCGGGGAAAGTGAGTTGTCTTACCGTCATCTTTTGTTGGTGGAAAAAGATATATGGATCAACTGTATTTTGACGGAATGGAAATTTCAAGTAGATTGGGTTTTCCGGACCTATTCATTACATTTACTTGCAATCCAACATGGCCAGAAATTATCCGTGCCTTGTCCGAAACTGGGTTACAACCACACCATCGACCCGATATTATTACTAAagtcttcaaaatcaaatttgacGAACTCATTGCAGATATAACAAAAAAGCATGTTCTAGGGAAAGTTTTGGCCTGTAAGTATGCATTTTTATGttctattaattaattaacatctTCTTCCTAAATTGAAATTACATATTAACTAACTGGTACATTTATAGTTATGTACACTATTGAATTTCAGAAGAGGGGATTGCCACACAcacatattttgatttttttacatCCTCAGAGCAAATACCCCACACCATCTGACATTGACAACATCATCTGTGCTGAAATACCAGACCCTGTTGTTCATCCGAGGTTGTATGCGTTGGTTAAATCTAACATGATGCACGACCCATGTGGAGTGGCGCGCATGACATCAgcctatatgaaaaatggtaaatGCTCTAAATACTTTCCAAAGAAGTTTAACGAGGAAACTATTGTTGATGCAGAAGGTTATCCCCTCTATAGGAGAAGATAAAAAACCCACGTTATTGAAAAAAATGGTATCACATTGGACAACCGTCATGTGGTACCTTATAACAAAAGATTTCTCCTCAAATATAACGCACATATAAACATGGAATGGTGTAACCAGATCACTTCAATcaaatatcttttcaaatacaTTAGCAAAGGCTATGATAGAATAACAGCTTCGGTGTCAACCAACAACAATGAACCGGTTGATGAAATAAAACAATACTTAGATTGCAGATATATCTCACCATGTGAAGCATGCTGGAGAATTTACTCCTTTCACATTCATGGTAGAAGACCGGCAGTTGAACGTATGTTTTATCACTTGGTAGGCGAAAAGGCTGTTTACTACACTGATCACGATCGAATGGAAAATGTTTTGGAGAATGCAAGTGTTACTGATTCCATGTTTACTGGTTGGCTATCTACAAACTCAAAGCATACTGAGGCACAGTCACTCACTTATGGTCAATTTGTATCTAAGTTTGTTTACCACAAAAAAGAAAGGGAGTGGAGGCCCCGCAAAAAGGGATTCACCATTGGGAGATTGATATGGGTTCCACCAACAACAGGTGAACTTTTTTACCTGCGGATGATGTTGACTGTAGTCAAGGGACCAAAAAGTTATGAAGAAATTCGCAAGGTCGATAATACCCAGTATGAAACATTTAGAGATGCATGCTTCGCCATGGGATTTCTGGAAGATGACAAAGAATATATTGGTGCACTCAAATAGGCCAGTGAATGGGGCTCTGGACATTTTGTCCAAAAACTATTTGTGGTGATGCTATGGTCAGGTGCTGTTAATCGCCCAGCACACGTTTGGAAGGAATCATGGCAGCTGTTATCTGATGGTGTCCTACATGCTCAAAGGCAATTGGCTTTAAATACAGGTTTTTAAGAgtttaaatttaaacaatataTACTAAATTATTGCTGCAGTTATATTATCTAacactctatatatatatatataattacaaccAAATGGATCTCTTCTATTAGCCAATGCCTAACTTTCTTCTTTATAATGTTGAAAAACAGAATTGGTTCTCACAGATGCCGAATTGCAACATTTGACCCTGATTGAAATAGAAAAGCTGCTTCAAGAAAATAAAAGGACACTAAAAGATTTCAAACCAATCCCTTATCCAGATGGATATGTTCTGCAACAATTAGGTAATAGACTGATATATGACGAACGCAATTATAACATTGCCAAAACAAAGACAGAATTCACAAATCTCTTTCGTGGACTTACAGGTAAACCATtgaaattattattaactaaatTTTATAATACTACTGTATGTTTGGTTGATCATTTAGCGATTCATAATAACTATATCGTTAGTTATGctattgaagaaaaccaattttgtgaaagaccTTACTGATAACCTTGACCTAGATGAACAGACAGCTATGTATCAAAAAATTATGTGCGCAGTTGAGTCTCAGAATGGTGCAGTCTTCTTCCTACATGGTTACGGTGGAATCGATAGGACATACATGTGGAGAACACTGGCGGCAACATTAAGGTCGAAGCATGATATATGTCTGACAGTCGCAACCAGTGGTATAGCGTCATTATTGTTGCCAGGAGGTCGAACTGCACATTCAAAATTTAAGATACCAGTGCCAACGCTCGATAATTCTACTTGCAAAATTGAGTACAATAATGATGTGGGAGACCTTCTTAGACAAACTAAACTAATTATTTGGGATAAGGCTCCAATGGCACACAAGCATACTTTTGAAGCACTAGATAGAACGCTCAGAGACGTAATGTCTAAATACGGTAACTCAAAGGAGATGTTTGGTGGAAAAGTTATTGTTTTTGGAGGTGATTTCAGGCAGATTTTACCTGTTGTCCCTCGAGGAAGCCGTTCGGATATTGTACATTCTGCCATAAATGCGTCTTACATATGGAATTTTGTTCAAGTGTTAACATTAACCAAAAACATGCGCCTGCAATCCGGTCCGACGGAAGATGATAAAAATGAAATGCAACAGTTTTCTGAATGGTTGTTAAGAATTGGCGAAGGAAAAGTATCTGAGCCCAATGACGGTGTGACAAATTTTGAAATTCCACTTGACCTGTTGATAACACAGTTCGAAGACCCGATCGTCGCCATTGTCGATGCTACATATCCTGACTTTATTCACAATTTTCATTCAATCCAATACCTTAAGGGTCGAGCAATTCTGGCTTCAACATTAGAAATTGTGGAACAAATAAACAATCATATCCTTGACTTAATCCCAGGTCTACATCTCTCACTACCCTTTACGAAAAACAACTTTTCATATTAATTTCACTTAACTCATTATATTCTTCATACAGGAGACATGCGGGATTACTACAGCTCAAATACTGTTTATAAGTCCGAAATCAATGACGACACAGTGGTAAATATCCTAACTCCAGAATTTCTCAGTTCCCTCCGTACATCTGGTTTGCCTACCCATCATTTAAAGTTAAAGGTTGGAACACCAATTATGCTCATGAGGAATATTGATCAGTCAGAAGGACTATGTAATGGAACAAGGTTGATAGTAACAAAATTGGGGACACATGTTATTGAAGCTTCGATAATAGCTGGAAAGAACTGTGGCAATCAGGTTTACATCCCACGAATGGATATGTCACCTTCCCAATCACCATGGCCGTTCAagctcaacagaagacagttcccCATTATAGTGTCATATGCCATGACAATTAACAAATCCCAAGGACAGTCTTTGGATACTGTTGGTCTATACCTACCAAGGGATGTTTTTACACATGGACAAATATATGTTGCACTATCAAGAGTGACCACAAAACAAGGAATCAAGATATTAATACATGATCAACATGCAAAAGTTAAAACAACAACTACAAATGTAGTTTACAAGGAGATCTTCGACAATATATAATTCCTGTATTTGTTGCTTTTATTATACTGATTCTTAAATTTAAATCCCTTTTAAGGTTTACTGACAGATCGACACTAAAAAACGTCAAAAGCAATTATAGTGATAGCTGCCAGTTACTGCAATATACTATCCGGGAAACCTATAAACGTAACATATTGCACAACGACATCGGACATCAACTCTAAATACAATACATTCACCGGCATCGATTTTATGACATCTACAAAACATATCCCACCCAGGACCTAACTCAGTATTGTAAGGATCATGAATGTTTGACAGTTTCATTGTTGTGGACATACCGCTGTCCCCGCACAAAACAAGGGCTTCATACCCACAACTTCCCAAGATTCTTGCAGTATTTAACCCCAACTTCTGCAATACAAACACAAACTGTTAAATCACACAATTACTTCATTAAACCTTAACCCAAAAACATGAAAAGTATTAGAATAAGTTACTAAACTAATTTTCCCTCATTTAATGAAGACTGAGAAACTGTAACAACAAACGAATGAATGTTGTCATCAAATGTGTATCGGCTATGAAAGTACGGTAAATCCACCCAATCTCCCACTTCTTTAAACCAGTTTATTCCAAAATTATTGTCCCCATAATAACCAAATTCAACAATAACGCCCGCAGGAAAAGCATAATATGCTTCTAACAAGCACCAACCACTTATTATCATCGGATGATCGCCAACTTTATTAAAGATCAACTCATGGTGGACACCTTGGTTGTTGAGCACTGTCCAAACTTTGTTTAATTCGTCATTGTAATTCAGTGTGAATTCTGGATCAATTTCAGGATACATCTTGAAATTTACAATACTTAATTTATGAGTGGAGATAATTTTAacataataaaaaacataataccAATGCTTAATTACCCAAGAAACTGCTGTACATACCTGTGAACATACTTTCCCAATTAAAAAACAGTCAATCTGTCTAGAATTAATGAGAGTTCCTGTTTTATCCATTTCGTAGAAACCAAAGACACAACTTGTGTTTGTATGATACTCAAAACACAGCAAACTATACATGTTTCAATGCGGTTTTTGGTATTTTATAGAACAACAAACATATATGGTATCATTTTGTAACATTCACATTTAATTTCGGTTAtaaacattcattaaaaaataacttataaaacACATCTATTAATATAATAAACACACAATAAACTTAATATTACATATAACATATTATAGGACTTATCCAACAACTGACATGAAACATAAAGATATGTCTTAAAATTACATCAGGCttcaaacaacataaaacaaacaCAGCCCCACCACTAATACATAACTATTGTCACACCATCATTACTAAACCTATCATTACATAACACACTCATATTTCAACTGCATTATCCACAACGGGATTGGTTGACCACTGCCACAGCTACCATTTGTGTCCCAGGTTGCACTGATGAACAAGGTTTGTCACATATTACAAATCTCAGCCGGTCACCATCTTGAATGCCTCCTTCCTTCACAAAATCGCACCAACCCTTCCAAAGATATCTCTCAACACAATACTCCCTCTTGGAGTAATGAAGCTCACACTTGAATACTCTTTTGAAGTCAGAATCACGAAACAAGACGCGCGTATAACGCTTGTCCAAGCAGTTGCGGACGACTTCTTGAGGAAATTGCTGCAACAatagcatataatatatcatcttAAACCATACAACTTAAATAGAAGTAGAGGAAATTCAAAAACAAGagtatttgaaaaaaattaaccCAAACATAACTAACTTAATATACTTACAAGCACATTTTCAGAAGCTACTTTGACAGAATCAATAACCTTACACCAGGAATAGTATTTGTATCCATCCTCTTCCTTCGTATCAATGGATTCCACCCTCCTGCTCCTCTTTTCTTTTGCAATCATAACAGGAGAAGACCTCCTGTTAGCCACATCTCCACTCGCCAAACTGTTATCATGTTTCCCATCAGTCGATCTTTCAACGACAACCTCTTTCCCAGTTATTTGGCTCCATAAACGAGCACTTCTTCTAGGACCACTGCCAGCCGTCACATTAACCTCACTCCCAATGTTCAGCATTTCCCAACTTCTTTTCCATTCTTTCTGAATCCGCCTCTCCTCCAACACCCTCTTTATGAGAACTTCATTTTTGAGCATATCCCATGTTTCATCAAATTCCATCTTCCCTGCATTCCTGCTGAACAAAGACTATTCAGAATCAGTATATAATTTCGAATAAAACGTGAATCAACGATTGAACATGCAAATAGAAATAACAGAACGTGTATCAACATTAGCTGATTATCCCGTCTACATTACAAATTAAATTTACACGCAGGAAATCACCTTCCACCAGAAATCATTGAACTGTTCTCACCCATTTCACTCATtcctcaaccaaacttctgaaaaACTAGGCGTAAAACCTTTGAGGGCATAAACCTTATATTAAAAACTGAAACAACGTAACGTATAGAAACAAACACAACGTTTCCTACGTCATGTGCAGTAATATATTACTCTATTCATCACTAATGTCACTAAAAGCCCATTACTACTCACACCTGACCATTCCTCTATTACAGCCACCGAAATACTTAATGTCATAATTCTTTTCAATAGAAACTTAATTCCAAACGTTAAACGTTATGTTAAAACTAATAAACACACCCAATAAATAACTACAACAATATAAAAATCTTTACAACAAAAAAATAAGTCCAAAACGAACAAATTATCTTTCCGCTATTAGGTCAATAAAAATATAACGGATAAATGTAATAGTATTATTAGAACTTCTTTTTATATTAATCAAGAACACTAATCTATCAGAACTTCAGCAAATAATATAATtcattcaaaacaaaaacacTACCATAAGGATAACACACCTATCTTATCatttaatacataaaaaaaattaattcacaattgttaTATGATTGTTCACGGGAAGATCAAAAAAACCAGAAACTTCCCCTGTATCCCACGAAAAATTTACAACAATAAAACCACCCATACTGTTCAGGCAATACATATTACCAAAAAACTAAACACAGTCAATATTACAAGTCCAAATCCAAAACACCCTACCCCTTGACCAACGTAACATATAGCCGTCTCGGAGGATTCTCTATGGTGAACCACAGGGTATCTCCAGTTCGGACATCCCTATTCTTCACATACTCGTGCCATCCTCCAGCCATAAATTTTTCCCTCTTAAACGGCTTTTCGTTTCGCATTGGCCAGCCAATCTCCACATAATAACTCCTCCGAGTATCTTCATCTATAAGCTCAATGCCTCTTTGCTTCCACAGCAGATAGTGTTTTGAAACACACGCAGGAAAAGACTGCAACGAACACATATAATAGTAAAATCATTGACCGTATCGATTATATCATAACACATAAAAACTCACAATACTAAAGTATTACCTGCACATTAGTCTGCATGCTCTGTCCGTCTTTAACCTCAACCTTCCAACTGTGGTAAAAATCATATCCTTCATCCCCTAACTCATCACTCCCCGAATCAGAGCTACGGTCATCGACACAAGTATCCTTCAATAATTTGACAACTTTCATCTgatttacactatatttttcaaacAGACCTTCATACTCCTCATCTGAGCTAACATATCTGGAGTATCATCAAAAACATTAATGGCGGtctttcaaataaacaaaataaatgtccTAAAACAGAATACCTACACAAATTTAGCCTTCCTCGATTTGCCCTTCAAACCCTCTCCAGCAACAGTCTCACCACTTCCCTGCCCGCCATCGGTTAATctacaaaaacaacaaaaccacACAAATGGGTACCAAACAAAAACAATGCATGAACAACTACCAGATTCGAATACCTATTATAAAACACAACACCCAACACACAAATGAGTACCATAAATAACAATGCATGAACAACTACCATATTCTAATACCGATGAAATATTACAGACCTTCTAAAACTAACGGGAATAACAAAATCGAGAACCAAAACACACATGCAAGAAGAAAGACAAAGTGTCACTGTTAGAAATGGAAAAAACACGATAGAAGTACCTTTCATCTTCAACTTTGCCATCAGACCTAGCCATTGTTGTGCTCTGCGAAGTAGTAAGCAAAACGAGTCGAAAATCACCAACAACCTAAGAAGCTTCTATTTCGGAAGTACTTCTAAACTctgtaaacaaaagagacaaaatgcaGTGTACCACTACTGACTCTTTGTATCCTATTATGTTTCCAAAAACTTTCTATAACTGTTGGGattcattaaatatattttttaacaattttaaCACACGTGATATATTTGTGATGCATGGACCCTTCATCATGTAGTACCTTATGCATTCcattttattaaatagtataaatACAACATATTTACATTTTTGGTACACAAATTAATATTTTACACAATAAATTATTATTACCAGGATTAAATACAATTCAAAAAAATGAAAGCTTAAGAGGTAGGCATAAtccaaatatattcaaataaatatttatcaaaacctcaaaaatatttacaaaaattttAGGTAGACAAATAACTATTAGTTGACCCAAATGACACGGCACCAACATGTACCCGTGCGCATGCACGGGTGTCGCACTAGTTATGTACAAAACTATATCATCTCAAAAGAAACAAATTTCGTCTCTAAAAAAAAAAGTTGAGACAATGGAAAAAGATTTCAAATATGAAAAACAAAAGATGATTAACGATCAAAAACATAATTTTGTATGCAATAATTGTGAATCACTAtctttccaaattgtccaattaaagagaattcttgaaagGTATAAAAAAGGACAAATTGGATTGGAGGGTGTCCttagtcaacaaagatattccaatgataaaagtggacttagttattcaaagttttcaaaacctagttctaacaaaactatctTTGTTAAGGCTAGTGACCAAATATCCCAAGAGAAAGTGAACAAGCCTAAAGTGGTTtatcattatcctaaaaggaaaagATTTGTTAGAAATAAATCTTATGTTCCAAGGTATCAAAACAACTTTGTACCTACttgcttttattgtggtattgttggccatacacctaatgcttgtTATGTGAGAAACTTTAGTGTAgcaagtggacattatgtatgggttaaGAAaagaactaactatgatggaaccaaagcacattgggtaccaaatcaaacttaatttgttttgtaagtTTGCTTAAAAACCACGTTAAATCTATGATGTTTTgataagtggtggttctaagcatttgatgggagaaataaactaattttcaaatctagttctaaagtccaagggtgatttcacatatggGGAATACCTTAAAAGAAGAAATTTTGACATTGGCAAAGTTGAAACACTAACTTTCACATCCCTTGAAGATACTTTATGTTTAAGGACTAAAGAAAAAATCTTCTAAGTaaaagtcaactttgtgacaaaggcttcaagttcaTCAAGAATGAATGTTTATTGAAGTCATGTGAGGTAAAACTCATTggtaaaaattgtttttattttcataatttatttacaTATTTCAAGACTTTTTTCCATCCTTTTTGCTAAAGAGAAAGGGGGAGAAGATTCTATGTATTGTGTATGTCTTTCTCTAACATTTTGCAGCAAGCATAAAATGTCAAAAATTCTCAATCATGGATCAAGAGGGAGCATTGATCAAGGAGGGTTTATCATTGATGGAGGAGCATAACCCATCAAGCTTTCAatggtttgtcatcatcaaaaaaggggagaatgtgaagtcaagactctccatctatTGTGATTTGATGAAGATAAAATGATAAACCAATAAATGGATAAAGAATGAAAAAAGTTTCAAGTTCAATTGTAACATCAAGTGATCAAGACTCATCATTATGAAAGCTAGGAACAAACATATCAAGAATTCCACTTTGAAGACTAACATTGATATTAATTAATAGAGGTACAAGCATGCAAATTATATTGATATCTTAgtgctcaaaatattttttaccatgcatttgaaaatttatttttcatgtttgaaccatattaattaatttttcttaataagCAATTTGTGCCTAGcaagaattgaatatgagacCTTGAGGGTAGCACACCCTCAAGATCCAAGCTTTCACCACTATGCCACACACACGCACACCTCCAtgttaaatcattttcaaatataatatttttcatatttgaatcatgttaaatcatttcaaatataatatttatcatgtttgaaccatgttaaatcactttcaaatataatctattgacttggataaatcaatagatgttACATAAGGTTGGTTCTAATATttagcaatttttaaaaattttaaatttttacaaATATTCAGATATTGGTAAATTGTGGCATTTTGACCTGCCATAACAGCCCAAAACCGCCACAATTTATAACGTtcgaaaactatttttaaatttgacatttgaaaattgATGCGAACTTGTTAAGTCAGGTGACCGTCTAACCGACTTAAACAGTCCTGtatgaatttgaaaaaaaaaaacaactttttttaaCACCTTTTTATGCACTTCTTCATAAAACCTTTTATTTTAACTTGGCATTTGTTCATGACTTCACCATGATTGTGTTATGCTCTTATAAATAGATGAAATTTCAAATGACAAATCACCTCTTCcattgcaatttaacatcatatTATTCTCTCAAAACTTCAAACAAGTGTTTTTGGTCTTCATATCTCACAGAATTTTTCTGCATGTATTCTTAACAATCcaaaaaattcatatcattcatataaacacttgagcactatattgTCATTATAAATGGtttgtttggaagagaagatcaatcctagtgattgatatatatatatatatatattcatcaacTTTATTTACTCAAATAATTTCCAGATTTGATTATAATTTCTTGTTGTCCATGATTGTTGAAAACCAGAGAGTAGAAAGGAAATGATTAttttcttgttctacttggtTGGTTTGTATCCTTGCTATCcatgattgttggaagcaagagaaTTAAGTTTGAGAgcattgttctcatttcaattTGGGTAATTACTGGAGTACTCtaggattgtgaggggaaccaggatacatcattgtgttctctacttttccgcatttaccgctttAATAAAT includes these proteins:
- the LOC131620148 gene encoding uncharacterized protein LOC131620148; its protein translation is MEWCNQITSIKYLFKYISKGYDRITASVSTNNNEPVDEIKQYLDCRYISPCEACWRIYSFHIHGRRPAVERMFYHLVGEKAVYYTDHDRMENVLENASVTDSMFTGWLSTNSKHTEAQSLTYGQFVSKFVYHKKEREWRPRKKGFTIGRLIWVPPTTGAVNRPAHVWKESWQLLSDGVLHAQRQLALNTELVLTDAELQHLTLIEIEKLLQENKRTLKDFKPIPYPDGYVLQQLGNRLIYDERNYNIAKTKTEFTNLFRGLTVMLLKKTNFVKDLTDNLDLDEQTAMYQKIMCAVESQNGAVFFLHGYGGIDRTYMWRTLAATLRSKHDICLTVATSGIASLLLPGGRTAHSKFKIPVPTLDNSTCKIEYNNDVGDLLRQTKLIIWDKAPMAHKHTFEALDRTLRDVMSKYGNSKEMFGGKVIVFGGDFRQILPVVPRGSRSDIVHSAINASYIWNFVQVLTLTKNMRLQSGPTEDDKNEMQQFSEWLLRIGEGKVSEPNDGVTNFEIPLDLLITQFEDPIVAIVDATYPDFIHNFHSIQYLKGRAILASTLEIVEQINNHILDLIPGDMRDYYSSNTVYKSEINDDTVVNILTPEFLSSLRTSGLPTHHLKLKVGTPIMLMRNIDQSEGLCNGTRLIVTKLGTHVIEASIIAGKNCGNQVYIPRMDMSPSQSPWPFKLNRRQFPIIVSYAMTINKSQGQSLDTVGLYLPRDVFTHGQIYVALSRVTTKQGIKILIHDQHAKVKTTTTNVVYKEIFDNI